CATTATGCAACgttatattatgtctatgtttTTTATCTGCGCTACTGAATCAGTAGGaaacattttttaaacatttcttatACTTGCTTTAACTTCTCATTAGTCACGATTCATAactttaaaatatacctattattgtaTAAGATGAAAGCAATTAAGTAGTAAGTACCCGCATCATCAAGCTTCAATGACAAACTTgtacaaaatgtacaaattccaataatattaattactctgttttatttattaatgtttttcttttgttttgcaGCCACACGCCTACACGTTGCTAGCAATATTAAATCACACGCGGCACCAGGTCCGAGAACTGTACCAGCTAGGCAACAACGATGCCGCAATGGCTTACAGGTAATTACCTCATTAATTGCTTTGATTATTACGTCTAAATATCACATTAAAATAGTTTCCGATGCCACTCTCGAACACACGTTACAGAAATAAATTACCTATTATAAAATCGCGATCTTTCACGACCAAAGCAAAGTTCTATGGGTACTGCCCGTCACGCATAACAGCCAATGGAAGTTTGAATTTGAATCTTATTGCACGGGAATACGGTTGACAATTATGAGTTTGAAATGGCTGAGGGCTGCTATGTTAGGTGGAGCGAAGACTCTACGGCGAATAACGAAAGTCGAATTGTCtatatttgcctctctatcgctcaaaTATCCGTCGAGCATCCACCATACAACAAATTGATTCAAAGCAAGTAGTTCACTCCTTTGAAGTCTATCTATAGTAAAGGCATAATGTCAGTAAGGGTTAGCGTTACGACTTTTACTGGAGCTTTGTATCCAAGATTTGGACTTTTCCTTActtcttatctttttatttaactttaagcTTTATTACCACACAGTAAGGTTGCTTTTTAATTCGTGTTTGAGAAGATTACCGGGTTTAAGTTATAAAAAGTTCTAAAGTAAACAATAAAATTCTTTTAACGCAGTGAATTTACGCCCTAATGGGTTTTTATATGTTTACACTAGGAAGTTAACAGTTTATTACACCGGTTATATTTTGGTAGGTTAAAACATGGTTAAAACAATACCTATATTACCTATGTACATCACATAATATTGGCAGAGTTGGCCCCGACGGTTTCTACAAGCGCCATGGTAAGCGAACACTGAAGCTTATGAGCGACTATATAGGTGACACATGCCTGATGGTGTGCAAAGTGCGGGTAAAGGTGGGGGTAATTTGCACGGCGAGGGGTAAAATCACAACTTTCATAAGTACCCAGTATTTGACAGATTTCAATTGTCAGATAATGAATGTGTCCTATTACTCGCCACGCTAGGTTAGCTAACAATGATTAGGAAACAAAACGAAGTGGTTTACGACTATGAGGATGCACTGAAATCTAGATTAAAGCTTGTTTTTTTGTTGTGTCTAAAATAAGGACTTGTTACAGTTGCGTGATGAGCGACCTGGCGAAGCTGCTTATTTTGTTGAACAAGCAGCAAGTGCCCGTGGTGCCGGAGGAGTGGCCACGGCTCGCCAGCTGGGCTGAAAGGTACTCCTTATTTCTTATAAAATTAAGCACAATAACCTAATAAGgtatattagtttttttttaattctttcaATATGTTATTTCAAGTCGGGAAGAACAGCCTACATTTAGGTCTTCTTTCAGAAATTGTAAATCGGGTATGATCAACTTCAAACAAATGTTAAAACTCGCAATTTGTAAGTtctttgttttctttttgtagTTAACTGGTTAAGTTTATCAATAGATTTGAGAAGGAAACTATTAGATACTCCAATGATTAGCGGCTTCAACATTTTAGGCTTATAATTAAAGACCAGATCATTAAATAGTTTACCCTACGTATAACCATCCAGATATTAGTTTGATGTGTTTGAATTTTCAGAATACTAAAACGCTACAGCCGCAACCCGCTGCCTCCGCAGTCGCAAGAGCATCAACTAGTGAATTTCCTCTCGCCCCCACCGAGCCAAAGCTCCGACTCCGAGATCACTCAGCAATCCTTCTCTACTTTTAAGCCCCCCTCATACTCTCCAACGTCATACGACAGCACTTTGGATAAAGAGTTAGAGAGCCAATGGACGGACGTCCGGCCGCCTAGCTACTCCCAAATAGAGAAAGAGAAAGAAACAATAGTCCTCTCCGATCCTTGGGAGAGGAGACCGATTGTTAGAAGAGAGAGTGTGTGGCTTGAAGACGAGCTGTTTGAAATGACAAGAAGACCACAGGACGAACTGACCACAGAACTATAACAAAGAATAGAATAGGAATAAGTAGCATTTCTTCCAACATTCCAATGTTTTCAATAACCTACATGACTATTTTAGGTATAAGTGAAACATACATGTATACAACGTGTAACAAAAATAACTGACAGTTAACACTAAGATCTCTTTTGTTATAACCGAATTCCGAAATGTATATAATTATCATACCTGTGCTAACTCGGGGCACGTATACACTTATGTGACGGTAAGTATAAAGCCCCCTCctgactatgtgcgtgaatcgcgggcgaagccgcgaacgcgagtgtggagtcgatttcgctgtctgcgaaaatcgacgccacacttgcgttcgcggtttcgcgccgcgattcgcgcacgtgtgtggagggggcttaatattAAAGATTTTTTACCTTAACAGGCTCGATATTAGACATGATATTGAACCTGTTTACAGTATTACAGGGTTTCCTATAAGCAAATGCATAAATATACGTCAATAAACTTTAACAGGTAATTAAACATCAATTTAGTATTCGTGCCCCGAGTTAGCACAGGTGTGATGATTACCTAAACCTATTTGTCTACGATATTCATTTTATGAGTAGGTACATTCAATAGAGTTTATTCCAATGGTTTCATAATTAGGTGTCGGATttgtttttatacattttagatGTAACGCCTAGttatattgtttttactttggTTTATATATATTCGTATGTTTTTCTATCTTAATAATTCTAGTCAATACGTAACTTTACACTAATTACCTATGTAGCATTTCTTACTTCACATTGggaaaaaaaaactacattGTCAGTTGTTACCGTTACACGCATGTTACACGGACcgttaaaaaaatgtgtttcgAGATCCAATTTTGGATCGCAACACAAATATTGAACTTACGAATTAGATAATCTAGGTCaaaaaaaatccaacaacgAATTAGGTAATCAAAGTAACACTAAAGCAGACACGAAAAATTTATTTCAGACAATTTTTGGTTTTATACCTGTTATGAACTAACCAAGTTTATCGTCGATCGAATTTCTATTATATCCGCTTAGTTAGAATCTTTTGAAGATGAAGATGGCCCAGTCGCTATGAAAGAGTTTTTGACATAAGATTATCTTCAGTAGGTACGTTACAAGTGTGCTAGTGAAAACAGAACGGCTACCTTCAAAGTTTGAAATctaacaaggaagggtacccaactgtccgactccgatttgatttattttgatatatgttatagagtagtctaaaataacggacacgtattttttttagctgcccaaactcaacctgttaggagaatatggccttcaaagtactgaaaatttaCCAAacataatttctatgaaaaacttttttcaaaaaaatttataattaattactggtttcgttatatgttggagaacatgaataaagaatggggacgtgttttgtcatttcaccacaaactcattttttatattatacgtgtccgttattttagactactctataacatatatcaaaataaatcaaatcggagtcggacagttgggtacccttccttgtaagAAAGTCTGTGTTCCTCTCTATCGATCTAACAAATTGCAATAATCGATTAAGAGGAAAGCAGATATTTagcaaatattttaatttcgaTATTCACGGTAgcccaaaaaaaagttgtaacttTCACCCAAAACCATTTTCTAAGCTTGACCCAAGTCTTTGAAGTACAAAAAAATCCAACTTTTTGCAAcgttaatttagaaaatttgTGTATAGTTATCATATTGTAGtaactaaatattatttttataagtaatTAGTGCTTATTGATGTAtagtttattagttttattactttaatacaATATACCGTGTCGTACCTGTAACTTATCGAAATGAATAAAAGAATAAAGTTGACGGAATAaccttttatttgtattttatttaaactcgACCAATTAACATGTagattagtacctacctacattttgtACGGCACTCGTTGCGCGAATAGCTTAGTTTTCAcacttaataattatataattaatttcatATGTACTTTGAATGAGTGGGGACACTACTATGCCACCGacttacaaataaaacaaagttgttCTTGTTCTTGCTTAAGTCTACAACTACAAATAGTACACTATACAATGCTGCGGAAACTTGAAATCTGAGGTCCTATCGCAAAatacgaaaatctaaatttctgTGTCTGCTCGATAAAGAGattcgtttttcgcggtagaaCCTCTGACGCCTACTGCCCACAGTGGCGCACGCCCACGTCACGTGTTTAAGAACAAACGCCGATCTTCGATTTTGTGAATATCGAGGTAAATACTAAAATCTACTACTACAGCGCAGTTTGTGCTAAAATTGCTAGAATGGACAACATTTCGattatcgcggtagaccctcgcCCTCagtaattaagaaaataaaatgaaatttatagtttggcaagccatttccgtcggCGAAACAACACGGCAAATTTAATGTAGGCGAGAAGGGTCGTCCACTCATAATAATAGCACACCCATAGAaactttgaatttcgcgccttttttcaACTGTGGGTTTGCCAGAGTAAAAAAGTCTCGTCAACAATGTATTCGAGACACAT
The sequence above is a segment of the Cydia fagiglandana chromosome 9, ilCydFagi1.1, whole genome shotgun sequence genome. Coding sequences within it:
- the LOC134667264 gene encoding uncharacterized protein LOC134667264; translation: MVRNKCRNGQVGAMRSALALALLVMATAAAAQLPPADAPLNDTRCGTECVRCAADGCIKCARLLVWPGATCAHTCPAGSREAWAHDDHLMGRVCYPANTYNEVLVGGACGVVVCVLLVVAGATYARCRSGARARSQPLPQPGLDDDTRLREFHKQLDCLRPHAYTLLAILNHTRHQVRELYQLGNNDAAMAYSCVMSDLAKLLILLNKQQVPVVPEEWPRLASWAERILKRYSRNPLPPQSQEHQLVNFLSPPPSQSSDSEITQQSFSTFKPPSYSPTSYDSTLDKELESQWTDVRPPSYSQIEKEKETIVLSDPWERRPIVRRESVWLEDELFEMTRRPQDELTTEL